The Lineus longissimus chromosome 10, tnLinLong1.2, whole genome shotgun sequence genome segment GAATCCAGACGCGATTATCAAACAACCTGTTGATATCCATGAAGGCATCCAAGAGGAGCAGGCACTCAGCCTCGCAAAGGAGCTTGGATTCAGGGGACCCATGTTGAAAAAGGTACTGATTGCTGTCAGTTTTGTGCTGTGCCTCAGTCCACTGTGCTATTCATGTCAGTCAGTACGGTCTAGACAGATATTACAGCTATACTGGTCTCTCATGATATGATCAGCATTCCTGGTCAGTGGTCAATTCATCTGACACGTAGAATGTTCCAAAATATCGGTTTGTTTTGACTTGGTTCTTctcactacatgtataataagcTTCATAAGTTATGTTTTCCTTTTTCTCTGCGGTTGCAGGCAGCTGATAACATGATGAAGTTGTACAATCTGTTCATGGACAAGGATGGTACTCTCCTTGAAATCAACCCAATGACCGAGGGCACTGACGGTGAAGGTAGGTGGTTGATAAGCTGGAGATGATAACATGTCTCCTGCTGACATTCTTGGATTGGGCAGTATTCCTATTTATTTGACAGGCTTGATGCTCTTCTGTCTGTGATTTCCTAAGATATTCAAGGAGCAGTGGGTCTTCTCAATAAGCACGTAGGATTTTTGGGGTGCATTTGAATAGGACTCATATGCCTGCAGAGTTGTGCCAAACAATTTAAATGTCTCGGTTATTCACTCCAGAAAGGCAATGGATTTGAAAGAATATGTCGATAGAATGTTGATTTCTGTTAGCAGACTGAGATGTGCTCTGCATGGTTAAGCTATGAAATAGCTGTTCTAATTCTGATCTCTCTCTTCTTCCAGTCTATTGCATGGATTGCAAGATGAACTTTGACGACAATGCAGAGTATCGCCAGGCGGAGGTCTTTGATCGCAAGGACTGGTCGCAGATCGATGAGAAAGAAGTGCGCGCTCAGAAAGCCAATCTCAACTATATCTCTCTTGATGGAAATATAGGCTGCCTAGGTAAGCAGAAAGATCTTTCCTTCCCCCTAAGTACTTCAGCCATTTAAAACTTTCCAGGGAATGTCAAGGACCACTCGGCCAACTACATCTCTTCTCCATCCAACTCTTGGTGTAGAAAGAACAAAACAGCTTGGAAAGGAATTGAACCTACGTTTTCTGTCGGGGAAACTCTATACCACAACCCTCCTAATAAGAAAGTGCAAATGGGTCTTTTGGTATTCCCTTATAATGGGCATCGATTTGATTGAGCTCACCTCCATTTCTGCTCCATCTTCAGTTAATGGTGCTGGTCTCGCGATGTCAACCATggatatcatcaaactgcatgGTGGCACACCGGCCAACTTCTTGGATATCGGTGGTGGTGCCACGGCAGGCCAGGTGACAGAAGCCTTCAGACTCATCACAGCAGATCCCAAGGTAAGATTCTACCCTCGTTACATGTAGTCATTAGGAGCTCTTTCATATCATGTATTGTAGGCACCCTGTGAGGCTTGTCTTCTGATTTTACCTGTGGGCGGACCAGATTCTTTGAGTTCAAGATGGTCAGTTTAAGCAGGCCTGACCAGTGGATGCCAAGACCAAACTGGGGATGGAGATTTTTACAAATTCGTTCATCCATAGAACAAAGAATCCATTTCGGGGCATGGATTTAGTAATTGAGTTTCTACTCTCATTTCTCAGGTGAATGCCATCTTGGTTAACATATTTGGTGGCATCATGAGATGTGATGTGATTGCCCAGGGAGTCATAGCAGCTGCAAATGAGCTTAGTCTCAAAATCCCCATTGTAGTGCGATTACAAGGTAAGCTCTTTCTGCACTAAAAGTGAAAAGTATCATCAAATTTAGTTTCAGATTTTAATGAACAGCATAGACCTTTGTttaaatcaggacacctctcaatttaggacagcatatgtcagtccgaagggtgtccttagtagagaggtcctactgttgGCCTAGAGATTTTCTGTCTCCGATTGATAATACTTTCAAATGTTTCTAATATTGTCCAATCTTTCTACCTTCAGGTACCAGAGTAGAAGATGCTAAGGCTCTGATTGCTTCAAGCCAGCTGCGTATATTAGCTTGTGATAATCTCGATGAAGCTGCTAAAATGGTAAGCAAAATACCCACAGGGTCATGAAATTACAACAAATCAGTGTTCTGCTTGTCCGGTAGTTGACGTCTT includes the following:
- the LOC135494226 gene encoding succinate--CoA ligase [ADP-forming] subunit beta, mitochondrial-like → MASLAALCRGAKVLENTFRYAPRILAAGPCINQTGQRRHLSIHEHIAWEFLKDRGVSIPKHDVAETADDVYKIAKQISEETGSADVVVKAQVLAGGRGKGTFDSGLKGGVKLAYSPDEARDLADQMLGHRLVTKQTGEAGILCNKVMVVERLYSRREYYFAITLDRAFAGPVMIGSAQGGMSIEDVAKENPDAIIKQPVDIHEGIQEEQALSLAKELGFRGPMLKKAADNMMKLYNLFMDKDGTLLEINPMTEGTDGEVYCMDCKMNFDDNAEYRQAEVFDRKDWSQIDEKEVRAQKANLNYISLDGNIGCLVNGAGLAMSTMDIIKLHGGTPANFLDIGGGATAGQVTEAFRLITADPKVNAILVNIFGGIMRCDVIAQGVIAAANELSLKIPIVVRLQGTRVEDAKALIASSQLRILACDNLDEAAKMVVRLSDIVVLAKEAAVDIKFSLPI